From the Medicago truncatula cultivar Jemalong A17 unplaced genomic scaffold, MtrunA17r5.0-ANR MtrunA17Chr0c01, whole genome shotgun sequence genome, the window TGGAGGATTATTATGTGTGGAGACATCATGGTGAACAAGAGCCGGATGAGTTTGATGTTAATATGCAGGCTTCAAGCAGTGGAGTGTATAAACAGTGTGAAAACTTTGGCCTCATGGAAGATATGGTCGGTGACGCTCTCGGGGTGAATTTGTCTTACAATGAGGGCATTGAGGAGGAAATAATCCCGAATGAGAAGGCGTTGAAGTTTTACTCAATgataaaaaagtaaatgaacCGTTGTTTGAAGGGTCGTCTCAGTCTAAGTTATCCATGTGTGTGAGGCTTTTAGCTGGAAAGTCAAATTGGAATGTACCCGAAGAATGTGCGGAGTACTACACGAAAATGATGAGGGATTCGACTCCTGTACCAGAAAATTTACCATTAAGCTATTATGAAGCTAAGCAATTGGTGATGAAGTTaggattggaagaaaaaaagattgaTTGTTGTGTTAACGGGTGCATGTTGTTTTACGACAATGAATTTGGTAAGAATGATGGCGCGTTGGAGGAGTGTAAATTTTGCAATTCACCAAGGTATGGAGTGAGTGGCGATGATGTTGATCGTAAAAAGAAACGAGTCGCAGTCGAGTCAATGTTTTACCTGCCAATAATACCAAGACTGAAGAGATTGTTTGCATCAATGCACACGGTTGGTCATATGACGTGGCATTATTACAATAAAATTGATTCAGAAGTGATGCGACATCCTTGTGACGGAGTAGCGTGGCAGCACTTTGATAAGGTACATCCTGATTTTGCAAACGATCCACGTAATGTGAGACTTGGATTATGCTCTGATGGATTTACTGCGTATAACACAGCGTCGGCTAGGCCTTATTCTTGTTGGCCAATAATTGTTACCCCAGATAATCTTCCTCCTGAGATGTGCATGACAAAACCTTACATGTTCTTGAGTTGTATTGTACAAGGACCGTCGAACCCAACTGACGGTATTGATGTGTTTTTAGAACCCTTAGTTGATGATTTGAGAAGGTTGTGGGTTGGTGAAGTGACATACGATATTGCAAAGAAGGAGAATTTCACATTGAGGGCAGCTTTAATGTGGACTATTAACGACTTTCCTGCGTATGGCATGTTGTCTGGATGGTCGACTCATGGTAGATTAGCTTGTCCTCATTGCATGAAAGATACAAAGGCATTTTACTTGAAAAATGGACGAAAGAATTCGTGGTTTGACTGTCATCGTTGCTTCACACCAGACGATCATGAATTCCGAAGGAAGAGGAATCGGTTTAGGAAAGACACAATTGAAAAAGATGGTCCACCTCCTAAGATaacatcaaatgaaatattCTGTAGAGTCAGCGCTCTATGGAGATTTCCAGATGTTGGCCAAAGAGTCAGATACGAAGGATACGATGTAGAACACAATTGGACcaaaagaagtattttttgGGATCTCCCTTACTGGAAAGACAATTTACTAAGACATAATATGGATGTTATGcacattgaaaagaatttttgtgacaatataGTTAACACAGTGATGAATGTCTCtggtaaaacaaaagataaCGAGAAAGCTAGAATGGATTTGCCAGAGTATTGTAAGAGACCAGATATGGAGTTAAAACTTCTTCCAAATGGAAAATATCTGAAACCCAAGGTTGTTTATAGTTTAACCAGTGCTGAAGCGAAATCTGTTTGTCAGT encodes:
- the LOC112418503 gene encoding uncharacterized protein, yielding MCVRLLAGKSNWNVPEECAEYYTKMMRDSTPVPENLPLSYYEAKQLVMKLGLEEKKIDCCVNGCMLFYDNEFGKNDGALEECKFCNSPRYGVSGDDVDRKKKRVAVESMFYLPIIPRLKRLFASMHTVGHMTWHYYNKIDSEVMRHPCDGVAWQHFDKVHPDFANDPRNVRLGLCSDGFTAYNTASARPYSCWPIIVTPDNLPPEMCMTKPYMFLSCIVQGPSNPTDGIDVFLEPLVDDLRRLWVGEVTYDIAKKENFTLRAALMWTINDFPAYGMLSGWSTHGRLACPHCMKDTKAFYLKNGRKNSWFDCHRCFTPDDHEFRRKRNRFRKDTIEKDGPPPKITSNEIFCRVSALWRFPDVGQRVRYEGYDVEHNWTKRSIFWDLPYWKDNLLRHNMDVMHIEKNFCDNIVNTVMNVSGKTKDNEKARMDLPEYCKRPDMELKLLPNGKYLKPKVVYSLTSAEAKSVCQWLKELRMPDEYSSNLSRCADVENGRLRGMKSHDDHVFLERLLPIVFSSFPKHVINPLTEISQFFRDLCASTLRKDELIKMDHNIPIILCKLEQVFPPGFFDSMEHLVVHLAYEAWLSGPVQYRWMYPFERFMGYSKRMVKNNSRVEGSIVAACCAREALNFCSRCLNHLMLTPISVRNEVIAENEWSPSTLSIFRLLGSPSGSGKEYWMNDAELQSAEVHVLINCHEVGPYLHYFQVLNVGEIYTSFLRWFKDQVLNVEPNMHIVTSSFFF